TGATTTGCTTATTGCAATGTAAGTAGGCTCATATCAGGGAGCTCGAGGAAGAAGTAAAGCTTCTGAAGAACCTTTCGCATCCCAACATTGTTGTAAGTGATGACTGCTTCTTTATATATTGATGATTGAATTCCTAAAGCTATTGCCCTTTTGTCATTGAGACATTACTCCACTCCTTCAGAGATATTTAGGAACAGTGAGAGAGGAGGAAACTTTAAATATTTTGCTCGAATTCGTGCCTGGCGGATCAATATCAtcacttttgggaaaatttggaCCCTTCCCTGAAGCTGTAAGTTTTGgataatagaatatttttaatttagctGTTTTTAATTCTAAGCTTGTCTACTGATTTGTCTTAACAGGTTATAAGAAAATACACAGAACAGTTactattgggccttgagtatttACACAACAATGGAATTATGCACAGGGATATTAAGGTACCTTTTCTTTTCCAGAAATTAATGTTATAAGTTAGAAAAGGGCCATAGTTTCTTTCTATCTTCTCTTTTTTTCTGATCAATAATTATTTTGTTCATTCCATCCATTGGCAGGGGGCAAACATCCTGGTAGATAATAAAGGAAACATTAAACTTGCAGATTTTGGTGCTTCCAAACAGGTTGTTGAGCTGGTAATTATGCAATTGCTCAACCTTACCCTCACATCTAAAATTTTCTTCATTTATAGAATGTACTTCTCTAAATCAATACTTATATAAAATGGCCTTTATTCTAAAAGAGACTGTGTTTTTATAGGCTACTGTGTCTGGTGCCAAGTCTATGAAGGGTACTCCATATTGGATGGCTCCTGAAGTCATTTTGCAGACTGGACATAGTTTGTAAGAATAACTTGACTCACTGTAACAATCAAATTGTATGCTTGTCTGTCAGTTCTCCCTGATCTTCTATATTTCTTGAAGCATTTAAATGCTATTAGAGCTATATTTGGCTAGTATGTGAAAAATGCTTCACATTTCGATCATTGTTTATCACCTATATTTGCTGCATGCATACTGGTTCCTTGTAGATTATAAAAATTGATACGTGATATAGTTATTTTTAGTATACTGATGTACTGAAACTGATACTTCATTTATATTCTGGACATAATTTCTAGTTCTGCTGATATATGGAGTGTTGGCTGTACGGTAATAGAGATGGCCACTGGAAAGCCTCCTTGGAGCCAGCAATACCAAGAGGTAGATCTCTTGACATTTTAAAGATTTGTTCTATGAGATGGTTCTTTCATCATTGTACTGAATATCTTTGTTCAGGTTGCTGCACTCTTCTATGTCGGGACAACAAAGTCTCATCCACCTATTCCAGAACATCTTTCTACAGAGGCAAAAGATTTTCTGCTGAAATGTTTGCAaaagtatatatttttattgattgtGAGAGCAAATATGATAGGATATATTTTCTGGCCATTTTTCCCTATCAAATCTGTGACATATGTTATGTAATTTCAGGGAACCAGATTTGAGACCAGTATCATCTGTACTGCTAAAGGTAGTTTTGGCTTGACTGCATTTCCCTTTACCATTTGTTCATTATATTCCATGATTGTTGTGGGGTTAATATTCTCCATTTGCGAACTACATGCAGCATCCCTTTGTCACTGGAGAATCTCAGGACTCCAATACTGTTTTGCATGCTTCAGTCATGGTCAGTGCACTTGAACTGTGTTatgtttatttggtttatttttcaTTTCCCAACTTTAAACTACTTCTAAAagatatttctttctttttttcatcaGGATAACTCTGAAATCTCTTCAGCATTACATGCCACTAACCCTGAAGGCTTGTAAGTATTACAATATGATTTTGCTTGAACCTCTAAACTACGTAATTGCATTGTCAGTTATCAAGTTGGCAAGGGCTTTAACAATGGCATCAATTTTCTTTCCAGTCAAGTTTCAAGGTGTCGTGACTCAGCAGATATGTGTAATTTGGGTAGTCTGAACTGCTCAAACGCGTTTGTTGAAAAGTTTTCAGAAAGCAAAAACTTGTGGAGAATGGACTGCAATGAAGATGATATGTGTCAGATTGACAAAGATGATTCTATGGTAAGCAAAGTGAGGCTTTGTTCTGCTTCGATGATTGATAACGTTAACGAGGTAATTACTATGCTTTTCTCAAGGATCAGatattttaatcatttgagtGTTACAGCTCCTAATTTGCAAATCATATTTTTTTGCTCAGAGTTCTAATCCCACTTGTGGAACTTCTCATGATGGGAAGGGCAAATTTGATGAAGATCCTGAAATGGTAGCAGTTGGTTTCCCTACTACTTGTGTTGAAGGGGGA
This is a stretch of genomic DNA from Gossypium arboreum isolate Shixiya-1 chromosome 11, ASM2569848v2, whole genome shotgun sequence. It encodes these proteins:
- the LOC108474262 gene encoding mitogen-activated protein kinase kinase kinase ANP1: MQDLFGSVRRSLVFRATPDNNTQENSPPLATTANAFVERINSCIRKSRVFSKPSSPSPSPPLIRWRKGELIGSGAFGRVYMGMNLDSGELLAVKEVLIAANSASKEKTQAHIRELEEEVKLLKNLSHPNIVRYLGTVREEETLNILLEFVPGGSISSLLGKFGPFPEAVIRKYTEQLLLGLEYLHNNGIMHRDIKGANILVDNKGNIKLADFGASKQVVELATVSGAKSMKGTPYWMAPEVILQTGHSFSADIWSVGCTVIEMATGKPPWSQQYQEVAALFYVGTTKSHPPIPEHLSTEAKDFLLKCLQKEPDLRPVSSVLLKHPFVTGESQDSNTVLHASVMDNSEISSALHATNPEGFQVSRCRDSADMCNLGSLNCSNAFVEKFSESKNLWRMDCNEDDMCQIDKDDSMVSKVRLCSASMIDNVNESSNPTCGTSHDGKGKFDEDPEMVAVGFPTTCVEGGNDFSYTGGPSFSEDDDELTESKIRAFLDEKALELKKLQTPLYEEFYNSLNLSGSPSFVEKREETPPNYLKLPPKSRSPSRGPVGTPSSAADAISTGSPGSNSSRRVSNVGNASDQTPQGNSSPQHSDWKGLLVDGQPEPSSPSLVFSERQRKWKEELDQELERKREMLRQAGVGGKTSSPKDRALNRQRDRTRFASPGK